GCGCGCTGTCGATTTCGACGGTTGACTTGCGTCGTAGGGATGTCGCCCCGGACGGGGCGGCGTTCCGGCGAAGTGAGGAGACCACGATGTCCGACGAGTACGTTCTGCTCATCCGCGAGCCGAACTGGGACCCCGAGGCGATGACGGCGGAGGAGTGGCAGGCCGGGATGGCCGGCCACAAGGCATTCCAGGACGCCGTGGTCGCGGCCGGTGAGCGGATCGTCGCCACCGGCGCCCTGCAGCCTGTCACCAAGGCGGCGAAGATCACGCCGCGGGAGGGCGGCGCTCCGCTGATCACCGACGGGCCGTTCAGCGAGACCAGGGAGGTCGTCACCGGCTTCTACAGCTACACCGCGTCGACGCCGGAGCAGGCCAGGGAGCTGGCCGCGATGGTGCCGACCGGCGGCTGGGTGGAGCTGTACCCGGTGCTGGTGCTCGACACGGTGCGCTGAGCAGCGCCGTGACCGCGGCCTCCCGGATCGAGCGCGCTTACCGCGAGGACGCCGCCCGCATCCTCGGCGCGGTCGCGCGCACGACGGGCGACCTCCTGCTCGCCGAGGACGCGGTGCAGGAGGCGTTCGCGCGCGCCGTCGCCGAGGCGGCGCGCGGCCGCGAGCCGCGGAACCCCGCGGCCTGGATCACGACGGTCGCGCGCCGGGTCGCGCTCGACGCCTTGCGGCGCGAGCGGTCCGCCCGGCGGGTCGCGCCGATGCTGGCGGCGGAGGCCGAACGTGCAGAGAGCGCCGCGGCCGCCGACGCCGAGGAGAGGGGGGACGACGCGGTGTTCATCGGCGATGAGCGACTGGACCTCATCCTGCTCGTCGCGCATCCCGACCTCGCGCCGGAGACGCGCGTCGCGCTGGCGCTGCGGCACGTCTGCGGCGTGCCGACCGCGCGGATCGCGGACGCCTTCCTGGTCTCCGAGACCACGATGGCCGCCCGGCTCACCCGCGCCAAGAAGCGCGTCCACGACTCCGGCCTCCGGTTCGCCCTCGACGACGCGGCGGCGGTCGCGGAGCGGATGCCGGACGCGCTGACCACGATCTACCTGCTCTACACGGTCGGGCACGCGACCGCGGACGACCGGCTGCGCGCCGACGCGATCGCCCTCGCCCGCGACGCGCACAGGGTATCGGGTGACGCGGAGAGCGCCGGGCTGCTCGGCCTGCTGCTGCTCACCGAGGCGCGCCAGGCCACCCGGCTCACCGCGGACGACGAGTTCGCGACGCTGCGGGAGGCCGACCGGTTGCGCTGGGACGTGGCGATGATGGTGGAGGGGGAGCGGTTGGCGACCGTCGCGCTCGATGGCATGGGCGACGGCGACGGGCGGTACGCCCTCCAGGCGGGCATCGCCGGGCTGCACGCCATCGCGCCGGCCTGGGAGGACACCGACTGGCCCGCGATCGTCCGGCTCTACGACGGGCTGGTGCGGGTCTGGCCGAGCACGTCGGCGCGACTCGGCCGGCTGGTCGCGCTCGGGCACAGCCCGGACGCCGGTCCGCAGGTCGCCCTCGCCGCCCTCGACGCCGAGCCCGACCTGTTCGTCGGGCCGCTGGCCTCCCGGGCGCACGCGGCCCGCGCCGAACTGCTGCGGCTCGCGGGCGATCGTGCCGGTTCCGACGTCGAGCTGCGGCGGGCGATCGGGACGACCGACGACGACCGGACCCGACGGTCGCTGCTGCGGCTGCTCGCTGCTGGCGGCGCCTGAGCCCGGTTCAGTCCAGCCGGCTCAGTCCCGCGCGCTCAGCCGCTCGACCAGCCCGATCAGCTCCTGGACGTCGGTCTCGTCGCGGAGCACGGTGTTCGCCGCCGGCAGCAGTGCGGTGTTGTAGTACATCCCGTCGCCGATCAGCATGATGGTGCGCGCCACCATCCGGTCGCCGACGACGGCCTCCAGCTCGCTGAGCCACTGCCGCTGCGCGTCGGCGAGGGCGTCGCTGGCGCGGGCGTCGGAGGCCTGGGCCAGGCGGGCGATGGCGACGATAACTCGCTCCAGGCGGTTGTCGGAGGGGATGGACGTCCGCAGGAAGTAGGCGACCGGCCCGTCCGGCGCGGCGCGCATGTGCTCGATGTCCGCGGCGAGGTCGGCCGCGAAACGCTCCAGGACACCGTCGACCAGAGCGTCCTTCGACGCGAAGTGGTAGAGCAGGCCGCCCTTGGAGACGCCGGCCCGCGCGGCCACGGCCTCCAGCGTCGCCGCGCGCTCGCTCTGCTCGGCGAGCAGGTCCTCGAAGGCGTCGAGGATGCGGTCACGAGCGGACCGGGAGGGGGGAGCGGGTGAGGTGGACGCCGGTGAGGCGGGGGAGGACATGGGGCCATGCTAGCCGCGCCGACCTGCGCTCCCGCGTCATTGACCACTGTACCGTCCGGACGGTACAGTAAAGCATGACTTCGATGACCCGCTCCGACCGCACCCCGGCCGCCGCCGAGCCGACGGCGCAGCCCCCTGCGCCCACGCCCGGCCGTGCCGGCGCGCGCGCCTGGGTGGCCCTGGTCGTCCTCATGCTCCCCGTCCTCCTCGTGTCCGTCGACAACACCGTGCTCGGCTTCGCGCTCCCGGCCATCACCGAGGCGCTGCGACCGTCCTCGACCCAGATGCTCTGGATCGTGGACGTCTACCCGCTCGTGCTCGCCGGCCTGCTCGTCGCGATGGGCAGCCTCGGCGACCGCATCGGCCGCCGCAAGGTGCTTCTGATCGGCGCGACCGGCTTCGCCGCCGTCTCCGCCGCGGCCGCGTTCGCCCCGACCGCCGAGCTGCTGATCGGCGCGCGGGCCTTGCTCGGCGTGTTCGGCGCGATGCTGATGCCCTCCACGCTGTCCCTGCTGCGCAGCGTCTTCCAGGACCGCGAGCAGCGCCGCGTCGCCATCGCGATCTGGGCGGCGGGATTCGCTGCAGGCGCAGCGCTCGGACCGATCGTCGGCGGCCTGCTGATCGAGAACTTCTGGTGGGGCTCGGTCTTCCTGCTCGCGGTGCCCGTGCTGATCCCGCTGCTGGTGCTCACGCCGCTGCTCGTGCGCGAGTCGCGTGATCCAGCGCCGGGTCCGGTGGACGTCGTGTCCATCCTGCTGTCGCTCGTGACGATGGCGCCGATCGTGTACGGCATCAAGGAGTTCGCGGTGCACGGGCTCGCGCTGGTGCCGGTGCTGGCGGTGCTCGTCGGGGTGAGCGCCGGGGCGCTGTTCGTGCGGCGTCAGCTCCGGAGGCCGGTGCCGATGCTCGACATGCGCCTGTTCCGGCGGGCGGCGTTCAGCGGCGCCGTGCTGATCAACCTGCTCAGCGTGATCGCGCTGGTCGGCTTCCTGTTCTTCGTGTCGCAGCACCTCCAGCTCGTGCTCGGGATGCCGCCGATGCGGGCCGGGATGGTGCTGCTGCCGGGGCTCGCGACCATGATCGTGTCGGGCCTCCTCGTGGTGCCCGTCGCCCGGCGGCTGCGGCCCGGGTTCGTGATCGCGGGCGGGCTGTGCGTCTCGGCGACCGGGTACATCGTGGTCGCCGTGAGCGGGGGAGGCGCGTCGTGGGGCGTCCTGCTCGCCGCGTTCGTGCTGCTGGGGCTCGGGATCGGCGCGGCCGAGACGGTGTCCAATGAGCTCATCGTCTCGACGGCGCCCGCGGACAAGGCAGGCGCGGCGTCCGCGGTGTCCGAGACCGCGTACGAGCTGGGCGCGGTGCTCGGCACGGCGTTGCTCGGAAGCATCATCGTCTCGTCGTACCGGGCCGCGATCGTGCTGCCCGCGGGGCTCAGCCCGACCGACGCGACCGCCGCCGCCGACACGCTGGGCGGCGCGGTGACGGTCGCCGGCGGCCTCCCGAGCGGGGCGGCGGCCGAACTGCTTGCTTCCGCGCGCCACGCGTTCGACAGCGGCATCGCGCTCACCGCCTCCATCGGCGCGGGGCTGATGATCACCGCCGCTGTGCTCGCCCTCCTCACCCTGCGCCGCGTCCGCTCCTGAGCCGCGCGGCGATAGTGTAGGGGGAACCGTCCGCCCACCGATCAGTGCAGGAGCGTCATGAGCACAACCGTCCAACTCGCCGTCATCCCCGGGGACGGAATCGGTCCGGAGGTGATCGCGGAGGCGGTCAAAGTACTCGACGCGGTGACAGCGGGCAGCGACCTCGCCTTCGAGAAGACGCACTTCTCGCTGGGGGCGGACCGCTACCTGGCGACCGGCGACGTGCTCACCGACG
This genomic stretch from Leifsonia sp. EB41 harbors:
- a CDS encoding RNA polymerase sigma factor, which gives rise to MTAASRIERAYREDAARILGAVARTTGDLLLAEDAVQEAFARAVAEAARGREPRNPAAWITTVARRVALDALRRERSARRVAPMLAAEAERAESAAAADAEERGDDAVFIGDERLDLILLVAHPDLAPETRVALALRHVCGVPTARIADAFLVSETTMAARLTRAKKRVHDSGLRFALDDAAAVAERMPDALTTIYLLYTVGHATADDRLRADAIALARDAHRVSGDAESAGLLGLLLLTEARQATRLTADDEFATLREADRLRWDVAMMVEGERLATVALDGMGDGDGRYALQAGIAGLHAIAPAWEDTDWPAIVRLYDGLVRVWPSTSARLGRLVALGHSPDAGPQVALAALDAEPDLFVGPLASRAHAARAELLRLAGDRAGSDVELRRAIGTTDDDRTRRSLLRLLAAGGA
- a CDS encoding YciI family protein, which produces MSDEYVLLIREPNWDPEAMTAEEWQAGMAGHKAFQDAVVAAGERIVATGALQPVTKAAKITPREGGAPLITDGPFSETREVVTGFYSYTASTPEQARELAAMVPTGGWVELYPVLVLDTVR
- a CDS encoding TetR/AcrR family transcriptional regulator — protein: MSSPASPASTSPAPPSRSARDRILDAFEDLLAEQSERAATLEAVAARAGVSKGGLLYHFASKDALVDGVLERFAADLAADIEHMRAAPDGPVAYFLRTSIPSDNRLERVIVAIARLAQASDARASDALADAQRQWLSELEAVVGDRMVARTIMLIGDGMYYNTALLPAANTVLRDETDVQELIGLVERLSARD
- a CDS encoding MFS transporter; amino-acid sequence: MTRSDRTPAAAEPTAQPPAPTPGRAGARAWVALVVLMLPVLLVSVDNTVLGFALPAITEALRPSSTQMLWIVDVYPLVLAGLLVAMGSLGDRIGRRKVLLIGATGFAAVSAAAAFAPTAELLIGARALLGVFGAMLMPSTLSLLRSVFQDREQRRVAIAIWAAGFAAGAALGPIVGGLLIENFWWGSVFLLAVPVLIPLLVLTPLLVRESRDPAPGPVDVVSILLSLVTMAPIVYGIKEFAVHGLALVPVLAVLVGVSAGALFVRRQLRRPVPMLDMRLFRRAAFSGAVLINLLSVIALVGFLFFVSQHLQLVLGMPPMRAGMVLLPGLATMIVSGLLVVPVARRLRPGFVIAGGLCVSATGYIVVAVSGGGASWGVLLAAFVLLGLGIGAAETVSNELIVSTAPADKAGAASAVSETAYELGAVLGTALLGSIIVSSYRAAIVLPAGLSPTDATAAADTLGGAVTVAGGLPSGAAAELLASARHAFDSGIALTASIGAGLMITAAVLALLTLRRVRS